A DNA window from Maribellus comscasis contains the following coding sequences:
- a CDS encoding PaaI family thioesterase: MKIPDEFQHLTPYNMNSYTDSFVSGKQQKYIELQYYRDENSLKFYARVLFHVETQGAPGIVHGGAIASVLDETMGAVSFLNKMPAVTASLTVNYHRPLPVEKTVYIITQVEKTEGRKIYIIGKMVDKNQRLFADSKGIFVKVPNERIGL, translated from the coding sequence ATGAAGATCCCGGATGAATTTCAACATTTGACACCTTATAACATGAATTCCTATACCGATTCGTTTGTTTCTGGTAAGCAACAGAAATACATCGAGTTACAATACTATCGTGATGAGAATTCGTTAAAATTTTACGCCAGAGTTTTATTTCATGTTGAAACACAAGGAGCTCCGGGAATTGTTCATGGTGGCGCCATTGCATCTGTATTGGATGAAACAATGGGAGCGGTATCTTTTTTGAACAAAATGCCTGCTGTTACTGCCAGCTTAACTGTAAATTATCACAGACCTTTACCTGTCGAAAAAACTGTATATATTATTACTCAAGTCGAAAAAACGGAAGGTAGGAAAATTTACATAATTGGGAAAATGGTTGATAAAAACCAGAGGCTTTTTGCCGACTCAAAGGGAATTTTTGTGAAAGTACCGAATGAAAGAATCGGTTTATAA
- a CDS encoding NADPH-dependent FMN reductase, producing the protein MIKIGIITGSTRPGRNAEQVAKWVYDFASKRNDAEYELVDLKDYNLPLLDEAYPASFGQYSNEHTKAWAEKIKSLDAFIFVNGEYNHSIPGALKNALDYLYAEWNNKAAGFVSYGSAGGARAVEHLRLVLSELQVAHVRNQVLLSLFTDFENFSVFKPVPIHSDNLKTMLDQLNSWGNALKTLRK; encoded by the coding sequence ATGATCAAAATTGGAATTATCACAGGTAGTACCCGTCCGGGACGCAACGCTGAACAAGTTGCTAAATGGGTATATGATTTTGCATCAAAAAGAAATGATGCAGAATATGAATTAGTTGACCTTAAAGACTACAATTTACCTTTGCTTGATGAAGCTTATCCGGCTTCCTTTGGCCAATATTCGAATGAACATACAAAAGCCTGGGCAGAAAAAATTAAATCGCTCGATGCTTTTATATTTGTCAACGGAGAATATAACCACTCGATACCCGGCGCCTTAAAAAATGCATTGGACTATTTGTATGCTGAATGGAACAATAAAGCGGCCGGTTTTGTAAGTTATGGTTCTGCAGGTGGTGCAAGAGCAGTGGAGCACCTTCGGCTGGTTTTGAGTGAATTACAAGTAGCTCATGTTCGCAATCAAGTATTGCTGTCGTTGTTTACCGATTTCGAAAACTTTAGTGTTTTTAAACCTGTACCAATACATTCTGACAACTTAAAAACAATGTTAGACCAATTGAATAGCTGGGGAAATGCTTTAAAAACACTAAGAAAATAA
- a CDS encoding SDR family oxidoreductase, whose product MRTVIINGANGYVASNFINNLLKQHYAVIALVRANKQDPEERMNEVLAHINDGKEINASNLEVYNYSLNDKNFSMDENVLKSIFSGNVDYFHFAASLKYDEKSIDEIFSANIEGVENSIKVFSKYAMKDSRFFYIGTAYSCGRFSGLFEEKFYGNKDFSEFRNYYEQSKRFAENIVRENIRNNGLNGHIIRLSQVVGNKKTGVTKTDYGIFDFAKRIYNLANRYPNEIVRVHVDPDATQNLIPIDTVTGHLTRVVEEKEIPEIMNFVSKNPVQNSFIIDTLNQLVPIQIIPVKTLERKDMNPIERMISAGMSFTESYASIDVLFDTRQKDRFLKNTETGPDYKSIAKMMEYFIETLSEKKKKREHEVT is encoded by the coding sequence ATGAGAACAGTAATTATTAACGGGGCAAACGGATATGTTGCTTCAAACTTCATCAACAATTTATTAAAACAGCATTACGCGGTTATTGCTCTGGTTCGTGCAAATAAACAAGATCCGGAAGAAAGAATGAACGAAGTACTCGCGCATATTAATGATGGAAAGGAAATAAATGCTTCCAATCTTGAGGTTTACAACTATTCCTTAAACGACAAGAATTTTTCGATGGATGAAAATGTTCTAAAAAGCATTTTTAGTGGTAATGTCGATTATTTTCATTTTGCCGCCAGTTTAAAATACGATGAAAAATCAATTGACGAAATATTTTCTGCAAACATTGAAGGAGTTGAAAATTCAATTAAGGTTTTTTCGAAATATGCCATGAAAGACTCCCGCTTTTTTTACATCGGAACGGCCTATTCGTGTGGCAGGTTCAGCGGCCTGTTCGAGGAAAAATTTTATGGCAATAAAGATTTTTCTGAATTCAGAAATTACTATGAGCAATCGAAACGATTTGCGGAGAATATTGTCAGGGAAAATATTCGAAACAACGGACTGAATGGGCACATAATCAGGTTGTCACAGGTGGTAGGAAACAAGAAAACCGGCGTGACCAAAACCGATTACGGGATTTTCGATTTTGCCAAAAGGATTTACAACCTGGCCAACCGGTATCCCAATGAAATAGTGCGGGTACATGTTGATCCGGATGCTACACAAAATTTAATTCCGATCGATACTGTTACAGGGCATTTAACCAGAGTAGTGGAAGAGAAAGAGATTCCTGAGATAATGAATTTTGTGTCAAAAAACCCGGTTCAGAATAGTTTTATTATCGATACCCTGAACCAGTTGGTGCCAATTCAAATTATCCCGGTAAAAACTCTGGAACGAAAAGATATGAACCCCATTGAAAGAATGATTTCTGCAGGAATGTCGTTTACTGAAAGTTACGCTTCAATCGACGTGTTATTTGATACGCGGCAAAAAGACAGGTTTCTGAAAAATACGGAAACAGGTCCCGATTATAAATCTATTGCTAAAATGATGGAGTATTTTATCGAAACCCTTTCGGAAAAGAAAAAGAAACGGGAACACGAAGTTACCTGA
- a CDS encoding SDR family oxidoreductase, with the protein MEILITGSTGHLGGATIDFLIKKIPANSIAALARNSEKAKTLAEKGVDVRIGNYDDYQSLVKAFQGIDKLLLISASELINRSAQHINAINAAKEAGVKHIVYTSFIRQKDDPNSALWFIAKDHVETEKHLVQTGIPYTLFKNGFYMDMVTDFIGTNVLETQTIFLPAGKGKVNFALRNEIAEALANVLTTEEHGNKSYNIGGETTVSFREIADCLTEISGKKISYISPDVETYKQELSKHNMPEQAVNMVAAFAVAFSENAMDVPSKDLNNLLGRNATDVKTFLSETFKK; encoded by the coding sequence ATGGAAATTTTAATAACAGGTTCAACCGGACACTTAGGAGGTGCAACCATTGATTTTTTAATCAAAAAAATTCCAGCAAATAGTATCGCGGCTTTGGCCCGCAACAGCGAAAAGGCAAAAACCTTAGCAGAAAAAGGGGTTGATGTACGAATTGGCAATTACGATGACTACCAATCCCTGGTAAAAGCTTTTCAGGGAATTGATAAACTTTTACTTATTTCAGCCAGTGAGCTAATCAACCGTTCAGCGCAGCATATCAACGCCATTAATGCCGCTAAAGAAGCCGGTGTGAAGCACATTGTTTATACCAGTTTTATCCGCCAGAAAGACGATCCAAATTCCGCATTGTGGTTTATTGCCAAAGACCATGTGGAAACAGAAAAACATTTAGTACAGACAGGGATTCCATATACGTTGTTTAAAAATGGCTTTTACATGGATATGGTTACTGATTTTATCGGAACCAACGTGTTGGAAACCCAAACTATTTTTCTACCAGCAGGCAAAGGAAAAGTAAACTTTGCCCTGCGAAATGAAATAGCAGAAGCCCTTGCCAATGTGCTTACAACCGAAGAGCACGGAAATAAATCGTACAATATTGGCGGTGAAACAACCGTTTCGTTTCGCGAAATAGCCGATTGTCTTACTGAAATTTCAGGAAAGAAAATTAGCTATATCTCGCCCGATGTGGAAACTTATAAGCAGGAATTATCAAAACATAATATGCCTGAGCAGGCAGTTAATATGGTTGCCGCTTTTGCAGTTGCCTTTAGCGAAAATGCAATGGATGTTCCAAGTAAAGATCTTAATAATTTATTAGGACGAAATGCAACCGATGTTAAAACCTTCCTATCAGAAACTTTCAAAAAATAG
- a CDS encoding sulfite exporter TauE/SafE family protein yields the protein MIEFSEIQNIYFILPILGFIIGLFGTMVGGGGGFFFLPILTLLLKVPAQTAVITSLAATLPICIVGSLGHYSKNNIDFKVAVLFMVTGIIGAFIGAEITNRISDLALKTAFGVYSILIALNMVFSAGRKNVEREGEKTRISPRSLKTFKGSFFGMAAGLITGTFGTSGTAPVLAGLFSMKIPFRMVIGTSLLVVLVNTFFAVGAHFIVGKIDLTLVIFLTAGSTIGAILGPRLLVKIQIDKSENKAKYAYAIIMVAIGILMILGRN from the coding sequence ATGATTGAATTTTCGGAGATACAAAACATCTATTTCATATTACCGATACTGGGATTTATTATCGGTTTGTTCGGAACTATGGTTGGTGGTGGTGGTGGTTTTTTCTTTCTGCCAATTCTTACCCTACTGTTAAAAGTTCCGGCCCAAACAGCGGTTATTACTTCGCTGGCAGCTACTTTGCCCATTTGTATTGTTGGTTCATTGGGGCATTATAGTAAAAATAATATTGATTTTAAGGTAGCTGTACTTTTTATGGTAACCGGAATTATTGGGGCTTTTATTGGCGCAGAAATAACCAACAGGATTAGCGACCTGGCACTAAAAACGGCTTTTGGAGTTTATTCAATTTTGATTGCGCTTAACATGGTTTTTAGTGCCGGAAGAAAGAATGTTGAAAGAGAAGGAGAAAAGACAAGAATATCACCAAGAAGTTTAAAAACATTTAAAGGTTCGTTTTTTGGAATGGCAGCAGGTTTAATAACCGGAACATTTGGGACCAGTGGCACAGCGCCGGTTCTTGCAGGATTGTTTTCAATGAAAATACCATTCAGGATGGTTATTGGCACATCGCTTCTTGTGGTACTAGTGAATACATTTTTTGCTGTAGGCGCTCATTTTATTGTGGGGAAAATAGATCTTACACTAGTTATTTTTCTTACAGCAGGCTCAACAATAGGTGCAATACTTGGTCCGCGCCTGCTTGTCAAAATTCAAATCGACAAATCGGAAAACAAAGCAAAATATGCCTATGCGATTATAATGGTCGCCATCGGTATATTAATGATTTTAGGAAGAAATTAG
- a CDS encoding DUF6134 family protein translates to MKTKFFIKRKSQLTNIGLLRYCLVVTSKFNKQGYKTISHFLCLVLGILLFTPVSAEPNELTTKYSMHLLGANIGEFSVRQTGESGNVSVEAITDVNVNLLISYRVKYIQHTVYNQGVLQSSLVETYKNGKLNSTTFLKLQNNSYQLVADGDTTIINDYITYSGSLIYFNEPTEIKKIYKERSAEMQQINPVSEHIYVIKDENEKELNRYFYEGGILQYAQMKHAIGTIELKRITTNELND, encoded by the coding sequence ATGAAGACTAAATTCTTTATAAAAAGGAAAAGCCAATTAACCAATATCGGATTACTTCGATATTGTCTTGTTGTGACGTCTAAATTCAATAAACAAGGTTACAAGACGATAAGTCACTTTTTGTGCCTGGTACTTGGCATTCTTCTTTTTACCCCTGTTTCGGCTGAACCCAATGAATTAACCACAAAGTACAGCATGCACCTATTAGGTGCAAATATTGGTGAGTTTTCTGTCAGGCAAACAGGCGAGAGTGGAAATGTAAGTGTTGAAGCGATAACGGATGTGAATGTAAATCTACTTATTTCCTATCGTGTAAAGTATATTCAGCATACCGTTTATAATCAAGGTGTTTTGCAAAGTTCCCTCGTTGAAACATATAAAAACGGGAAGCTAAATTCGACTACCTTCCTCAAACTTCAAAATAACTCTTACCAGCTTGTTGCTGATGGCGATACCACAATCATTAACGATTACATAACATACAGCGGGAGCCTGATTTATTTCAACGAACCAACAGAAATAAAAAAAATATACAAGGAGAGAAGTGCTGAAATGCAGCAAATAAACCCTGTAAGTGAGCATATCTATGTTATAAAAGATGAAAACGAAAAGGAGCTTAACAGGTATTTCTACGAAGGTGGAATATTACAGTACGCCCAAATGAAACATGCGATAGGTACCATAGAACTAAAAAGAATCACAACAAACGAACTTAATGATTGA
- a CDS encoding DODA-type extradiol aromatic ring-opening family dioxygenase, producing the protein MKNMPVYFIPHGGGPWHVMDDAMGDPVGYRGLRTYLTELGQKYRPKIKAILVVSAHWEENVPTIHFGQNPPMYYDYYGFPEFTYHLEWNVPGHPQLAEKVETLLNNAGFKTKREYKRGFDHGTFVPLMIAFPEAKIPIVQLSLVHSLDPATHLAMGKALEPLREQDVLIIGSGMSYHNMRGFMSGSSSAANDSKLFDDWLTATVEKSDPDKRNESLVNWEKAPGAKSSHPRSEHLIPLFVAAGAAGNDAGTRDYAGTIMEVNVSGYKFG; encoded by the coding sequence ATGAAAAATATGCCTGTATATTTCATCCCTCACGGTGGTGGCCCATGGCATGTGATGGACGATGCTATGGGTGACCCGGTGGGATATAGAGGTTTAAGAACGTATCTTACGGAATTAGGGCAGAAGTATCGTCCGAAAATTAAAGCCATACTTGTTGTTTCAGCGCACTGGGAAGAAAATGTGCCCACCATACATTTTGGACAAAATCCTCCGATGTATTATGATTATTACGGCTTCCCGGAGTTTACCTATCATTTGGAATGGAATGTACCGGGGCATCCGCAATTGGCAGAAAAAGTGGAAACTCTTTTGAATAATGCCGGATTTAAAACAAAGCGGGAATACAAACGTGGTTTTGACCATGGAACCTTTGTGCCATTAATGATTGCCTTCCCGGAAGCCAAAATTCCTATTGTACAACTATCTTTGGTTCATTCGCTTGACCCGGCAACACATTTGGCAATGGGTAAAGCTCTCGAACCATTACGCGAACAGGATGTACTGATTATTGGTTCGGGAATGAGCTATCATAATATGCGTGGTTTTATGTCGGGAAGTTCATCCGCAGCCAATGATTCAAAACTATTTGATGATTGGCTGACAGCTACAGTAGAAAAAAGCGACCCGGATAAACGCAATGAATCGCTGGTTAACTGGGAAAAAGCGCCCGGGGCAAAGAGTAGCCATCCGCGCAGCGAACATCTGATTCCGCTGTTCGTGGCAGCCGGTGCAGCCGGAAACGATGCAGGAACAAGAGATTATGCGGGAACAATAATGGAAGTTAATGTTTCGGGCTATAAATTCGGATAA
- a CDS encoding DsbA family oxidoreductase, producing the protein MKSIVTIYSDNICPFCTIGAKRLRILQNELDFDVHWRPFEIHPDTPKEGKLTAEYFKNHDAGQMKQYIENFGKDVGMKLNGKLLANSKLSLAANNFAREKGKFPEFHEAVFKANFEDGKNIGEITVLLDLAEGVGIDTQELKTYLEDEANLKKVDESSKEAQMLGITGVPTFILNNKVLVGAQPIEVIREFIQNNS; encoded by the coding sequence ATGAAATCAATAGTAACAATCTATTCCGACAATATTTGTCCGTTTTGCACTATCGGAGCCAAACGTTTAAGAATATTGCAAAACGAATTGGATTTTGATGTGCATTGGCGCCCTTTTGAAATACACCCCGATACGCCAAAAGAAGGTAAGTTGACAGCTGAATATTTTAAGAACCACGATGCGGGGCAAATGAAGCAATACATTGAAAACTTCGGGAAAGATGTTGGAATGAAATTAAATGGCAAATTGCTGGCAAACTCAAAGCTAAGCCTTGCAGCCAACAACTTTGCCAGAGAGAAAGGCAAATTCCCTGAATTTCATGAAGCCGTGTTCAAAGCAAATTTTGAGGACGGCAAAAATATTGGCGAAATCACTGTTTTATTGGATCTTGCTGAAGGAGTAGGAATAGATACTCAGGAGTTGAAAACATACCTTGAAGACGAAGCCAACCTGAAGAAGGTGGACGAAAGTTCAAAAGAAGCACAAATGCTGGGAATTACTGGTGTACCAACTTTTATCTTAAACAATAAAGTACTGGTTGGGGCCCAGCCCATTGAAGTAATTCGGGAATTCATTCAGAATAATAGTTGA
- a CDS encoding 2-hydroxyacid dehydrogenase, with translation MKILVTFRTMNGQRTLLEICFDKDAEIIFMEDYPADMRGNLLSDTDIILSWNPEQEGLFSAGITSERVKFIQLLSAGYDHINLESFPKEIKIAANQGAYASPMAEHAAAMMLALSKRLFVYHNQLAEEKFNQLKSFTKSVNNAVLGIIGFGSIGKATSRLMNPFGVRILALNKTGKTDEEVEFIGTLKDLDYVLKNCDILLIACPLNDETNGLINKHKLEIMKDDAVLINVARGQILDEQDLYEHLKSHPNFYAGIDAWWVEPFKYGKFVINYPFFELPNLLGSPHNSAMVDDAILKGTEKAAKNVIRFINNEKIVGLIN, from the coding sequence ATGAAGATATTGGTAACTTTTAGAACAATGAACGGGCAAAGGACCTTGCTGGAAATTTGCTTTGACAAAGATGCAGAAATTATCTTTATGGAAGATTATCCCGCTGACATGCGGGGTAACCTTCTATCTGATACAGATATTATATTATCGTGGAATCCGGAACAAGAAGGACTTTTTAGCGCCGGAATAACGTCTGAAAGGGTGAAGTTTATTCAACTGCTATCTGCCGGTTACGATCATATTAATTTAGAATCGTTCCCCAAAGAAATAAAAATCGCCGCCAACCAGGGAGCTTATGCTTCCCCCATGGCAGAACATGCTGCTGCCATGATGCTTGCCTTATCCAAAAGGTTATTTGTTTATCACAATCAGTTGGCCGAAGAAAAATTTAATCAACTAAAGAGTTTTACAAAATCGGTGAATAATGCGGTACTTGGGATTATTGGTTTTGGCTCAATTGGAAAAGCTACCTCTCGATTGATGAATCCTTTCGGCGTAAGGATTCTTGCATTAAATAAAACAGGCAAGACCGATGAAGAGGTTGAGTTTATCGGAACTTTGAAAGACCTGGACTATGTGCTTAAAAATTGTGATATTCTTTTAATTGCCTGCCCGCTTAATGATGAAACAAACGGATTGATAAACAAACATAAACTGGAAATAATGAAAGATGATGCAGTATTGATAAATGTTGCAAGAGGACAGATATTAGATGAGCAGGACCTTTATGAACACCTTAAAAGTCATCCAAACTTTTATGCCGGCATTGATGCCTGGTGGGTAGAACCGTTTAAATATGGCAAGTTCGTGATCAACTACCCTTTTTTCGAATTGCCAAATTTACTTGGTTCGCCGCATAATTCGGCCATGGTTGATGATGCAATCCTAAAAGGAACTGAAAAGGCAGCCAAAAATGTGATAAGGTTTATTAATAATGAAAAAATAGTGGGATTGATTAATTAA
- a CDS encoding MarR family winged helix-turn-helix transcriptional regulator: MSIEEEINGRFRNEYHKGLINLIYTVKLLSYEFHKSLKARGLAEQQYNVLRILRGFRSQAPLSIGFIKQRMLDKDSDVSRIVDRLFEKGLISRKENPDDRRQKSVEITTNGMELLDKMLSCEQKADTLLKNLSIDEVQQLNYLLDKIREKKE, from the coding sequence ATGTCTATCGAAGAAGAAATTAATGGAAGGTTTCGGAATGAATACCACAAGGGACTTATCAATTTGATCTATACTGTCAAATTGTTAAGTTATGAGTTTCATAAATCCCTTAAAGCACGCGGCCTTGCCGAACAGCAGTATAACGTTTTAAGAATACTTCGTGGTTTTCGTTCCCAGGCACCTCTTTCTATTGGTTTTATAAAACAGCGAATGCTTGACAAAGATTCGGATGTAAGCCGAATTGTTGACAGACTTTTTGAAAAAGGATTGATTAGCCGGAAGGAAAATCCGGACGACAGGCGGCAAAAATCTGTCGAAATTACAACAAATGGCATGGAATTATTGGATAAGATGCTCAGTTGTGAACAGAAAGCAGATACTTTATTGAAAAATTTATCTATAGACGAAGTTCAACAATTGAACTACTTGCTAGATAAAATAAGAGAGAAGAAAGAATAA
- a CDS encoding phosphatidate cytidylyltransferase: MERLIYSIILAYFILGGIGFYLINRNKAPEIARKSYTKFGVYFIIINVLFFSIVIDGLAFRYLSVLIIVTGLCELAKLFRTGGFKQSTVFGSSLLVYAILAIGFYLFSGFEKELVLFSFLIVSIFDSFSQISGQLFGKTKIMPNISPNKTLGGLIGGTLISLISALLLKSLFRGTIPQLFLFTIGTVVFAFAGDVLASLYKRKFKVKDYSNLIPGHGGFLDRFDSLIAGGAWAAFAVHILEI, translated from the coding sequence ATGGAACGTTTGATTTACAGTATTATACTGGCCTATTTTATTTTGGGTGGAATTGGTTTTTACCTGATTAACAGGAATAAAGCTCCCGAAATTGCACGTAAGAGTTACACGAAATTTGGTGTTTACTTTATTATCATCAACGTCCTGTTTTTTAGTATTGTTATCGATGGTCTGGCATTCAGGTATCTTTCTGTACTGATTATCGTGACAGGTCTCTGCGAACTGGCAAAACTTTTCAGGACAGGAGGCTTTAAACAAAGCACGGTTTTTGGTTCCTCCCTGCTGGTGTATGCAATATTAGCAATAGGTTTTTACCTTTTTAGTGGCTTTGAAAAGGAATTAGTCCTGTTTTCATTTCTGATAGTCTCCATATTCGACAGTTTTAGCCAGATAAGCGGACAACTTTTCGGAAAAACCAAAATAATGCCGAATATTAGCCCAAATAAAACATTGGGTGGCTTAATTGGAGGAACTTTAATTTCATTGATAAGTGCGTTATTATTAAAAAGTCTTTTTAGAGGAACAATTCCTCAATTATTCCTATTTACCATAGGAACAGTGGTTTTTGCATTCGCCGGCGATGTTTTGGCATCGCTTTATAAAAGAAAATTCAAGGTAAAAGATTACAGCAATCTGATTCCCGGGCACGGCGGCTTTCTCGACAGGTTCGACAGTCTTATTGCAGGAGGTGCCTGGGCAGCATTTGCTGTTCATATTTTAGAAATTTAA
- a CDS encoding DoxX family protein — translation MMSTKEISKTRKIAAWVIAGSLTALYLFSASGKLFLHPEQMEQMHLADWRIIIALGEIVSALLFLFPKTNKVGTLLLSSYMGGAIIIHMTGGIGIVMPVVVLMFVWVGFYLRNPKFFKLK, via the coding sequence ATGATGAGTACTAAAGAAATTTCAAAAACAAGAAAAATAGCCGCATGGGTAATTGCAGGCTCATTAACAGCACTCTATTTATTTAGTGCAAGTGGAAAATTATTCCTTCATCCCGAACAAATGGAACAAATGCATTTAGCCGATTGGCGAATTATTATTGCCCTTGGTGAAATTGTATCTGCCTTGTTGTTCTTGTTTCCAAAAACAAATAAAGTTGGAACTTTGCTATTGAGTTCTTACATGGGAGGCGCTATTATTATTCACATGACAGGTGGTATTGGTATTGTAATGCCCGTGGTTGTTCTAATGTTTGTATGGGTAGGGTTCTATTTAAGAAATCCCAAATTTTTTAAACTAAAATAA
- a CDS encoding phosphatidate cytidylyltransferase — MGNIIVLSFVYLIGIGLLLIFNELVYRRLNPTGEITRKFAHFSSVLATVPFPYIFPSHWYILVLAFLFALVLFITRKGKLLKSIHGIERKSMGSYLLPIAIYLTFLFSDLLDNKFLYILPMLILAVSDPMAAILGINIKAYNGRIKVFGKKLNKTWLGSGAFLVSSFVISIIALYFHRGVFDFETFWLAMLVALVTMFAEMISWRGSDNLSIPLSALLVLLLFL; from the coding sequence ATGGGGAATATTATTGTATTGTCATTTGTTTATTTGATTGGGATTGGTTTGTTGTTGATTTTTAATGAGCTGGTTTATCGCAGACTTAACCCGACAGGAGAAATAACGCGCAAGTTTGCTCACTTCTCTTCTGTTCTGGCTACGGTGCCATTTCCATATATTTTCCCTTCACACTGGTATATTCTGGTGCTGGCATTTTTGTTTGCTTTGGTATTGTTTATTACACGGAAGGGGAAATTGCTAAAGTCGATTCACGGCATTGAAAGAAAATCGATGGGTAGCTATTTATTACCCATAGCAATTTATCTTACATTTCTTTTTTCCGATTTACTGGATAATAAATTCCTCTACATACTTCCCATGCTTATTCTGGCTGTAAGCGACCCGATGGCAGCCATTCTCGGAATCAATATAAAAGCTTACAATGGAAGAATTAAAGTATTTGGGAAAAAATTAAATAAAACATGGCTGGGGTCGGGGGCATTTCTGGTTTCAAGTTTTGTAATCAGCATTATAGCGCTTTATTTTCATCGCGGGGTATTCGATTTTGAAACATTCTGGCTGGCAATGCTGGTTGCTTTGGTAACCATGTTTGCTGAAATGATAAGCTGGCGCGGATCCGATAATCTCAGTATTCCCTTAAGTGCGCTACTTGTTTTGCTCTTGTTCCTTTAA